From the Trifolium pratense cultivar HEN17-A07 linkage group LG4, ARS_RC_1.1, whole genome shotgun sequence genome, the window tattattattattcctaGCTAAAtaaattgtacttttttttgttgatcacAATGATGATATGTTTCTACTTGAATTTAAACAGTCGCTGCAGAAAAATTGTAAAGGAGAATATATTGATGTAGATTCCAGAAATGAGTTGTGTTTAAGAGATCTTCAGTACTTTGATGAGGCAAGTAATACCAACCAATTTGTATCTATATATAGTCACAGATGACAGAAGTAAAATATACGAAgagacaaaagaaaataataaagaaagagATATGAGAGACGAGGAAAAGTGGAAGTGTATGTTTGCATGCTAGTTATGATAATGATAACCCCTTCGGTTCTATCTTATTATACAGCTCAACTTAATTTGTTCGCCATGTTGTTAAACTAGTATTTCTTATCTTCAGTGCCTTTCAAGAATTAATGAGTTCCACATTTTGGATCCCTACTGCAAAGATGATTCGCCACTCTGGAGGAGATCATTGACTCAGGAGTTGAAGGAATCACTTAGTTCTCATCTCACAGCGCCCGGATTAAGCTGCCGAGTAATTTTTTCATAACTGGTCTAGATTCACACACTTTTTTTCCATAacgtttcaaatttttttttttgtatacatAACGTTTTAAATTTGATCACATTCATTTTCATTATTGTTGTAGACTTATGGATTTTACCTCACCACTAAATGGGCTAACGATCAGCATGTTCGCAAGGCACTGCATATTCGAGAGGTTTGATATGATAAACTTATAAactagttatatatatatatatattatatagtgattttctatatattaagttacaaatattttttaatgtttggtTGAATGCATCAAAATGTCAACAACTAATGGATATTAATATCATAGCTTTGAGCACTGCAGGGAACCAAAAAAAAGTGGCTACGTTGTTACAAGACTGATTTTGAGAAAGAGATCTTTAGTAGCGTTGAGTTTCATGCAAATCTAAGCAAAAAAGGATATCGCTCTTTGATATACAAGTGAAGATTTACTCTTTCTGATGTAgtgtttatttcttttaaaaccCTCTTTTAGAAGAGAAATTCGTGTTTCTTATGGCTGATTTTTTGTGGTAATTCTTGTGTTATGTGCAGTGGGGATCATGATTTAGTGGTTCCTTTCATGTCTACTCAAGCTTGGGTAAGAGCTCTAAACTACTCCATTGTTGATGATTGGAGGCCGTGGTGGTATGGAAATGGCCAAGTGGGAGGGTAAGCATGAAACTTtgtatcaattttttcaaaatcgGATTGAAATTGCCAATTCAACCAGTTGAACCGGGAACGGCCAATTCGTTAGTTGGCTTGATTTCAGTTGTATCATAGTTCTGTTGAATCAGATTGAACCACAATCGAACCGAGTTGAACAGGTGTAACCGCAGTTGGTTCAACCgatttatattttcttaatactctttgtattaatttatttgtcAACTTGTCTGACATTAGTTGAACCATGACTTGCAAGTCTGACCAGTTCGATCTCTGGTCCAATTTTTACAACATTGCTTCGTAACCAAGTTTCCGAGTGTGGATCAGCTCATGTGATCTTAATATGTATCCTAATCTTAATCAATAATATGGTTTCATGCAGATACACAAGGACTTACTCGAATCGAATGACATTTGCAACTCTGAAGGTAAGAAATCACAAGTATTCTTTTAAGATGAAAAAACACTCAATTTGGTGAAGTATTTATGTGTCTTTGATATGATTGTGCAAGTTTGTTATATTGATTTTCAGTGAATAATTTTGCAGGGTTCAGGACACACAGGTGGTCAGTTTACTCCTGAGCAATGTTTTGCCATGTTCACTAAGTGGATATCTAATTTGCCTTTGTAAATCAACGGCCTAAGATAGAATGAATATGGTTATTTATGAGATGTTCAATTTTCaatgattttcttttcttttttttttggtgaagatgattttcttttttcaaatatattcaATATTTGAACATTGTGTACTAAGAGCAATGCAAACAGAGGTAAAAAGTACAAGAAAATAATGTCAAGGTTTCATGTTCACATCTTGGCTCAGAAGTCCTATAAAGCAAGGACATAGACACGGACGCCTGACACGATACGGAcatgtcgacaccgataataatttaaaaaaataacataattcagtGTAATCATAGTGTCGGTATCATGTCTGACACCGGACATGCCTAGATTAAGAattgtttgtgcttcatagcttggaataaattaaaatgacatTCTATGGGCATTAGATGCTTATTATAATGGGTTAGCCTTATGATTGATGATATGCTTGgcacaatttttattagtggAAAAGAAAATTGGCATGATTTCAATTTTGAGATGAATTATGTTGGAGCTCTCATTTTTTGTTGCAAGTTGTGATCATTATCTTGTGCAGTTTATAAATATTTCATTCAAGTCAtctttatcaatttttaaaattgaaaactaagaACCAAACTAATTCAGTTGGATTTTTGAATGAACCTaactagaaaataaatatactcTTCCATGATAGGAAACCAACTTacctaaatttttataataatgcaaaaaattaaaataaaataactagcAAGATAAGTATATAGGATTGAAAGAAATAAATGATAATTGCATTTCCTTATAAAACAGAATCAATCTAGTAAAAACACAAGAGTAGAGTAACATAATACAAAACACTTATGCTTCATCTGGTAAAATCTGTAGCATTTTCCTTCTCTACTTGAATTTAACATCATTGTTAGTCTCTGCAACTTAAGGCCCTAAAAGTAAAGGTGCCTCTTTCTTTTCATTGTTTGAATCTTTGTTGGAATTAGGATTCCCAACATGGCCTCTAAGAGGAGGTTCAAAGTGTTTGCTAGCAACATCAGAAGGAGGTGCATCTTCTCCAGGAAGCACAAGAAGACCTTTCTCTCGAAGTGAAGACGGCTCATCAAAGCATGTGCTCCAAAGGGAGTCTACAAGCAGCCTTTCCTCCCTAATCGCTCCAAGATCCTCAGCTGACATTGAACTTATGGCGTTTATTCGTTCTTCAAGAAGTTGCTTCATTTTCTCATTATCTTCTGAAGAGGCATCAGAGCTATCTTTTGTATCGCGAGCAAGCTCAAAGAGGCCACGGAGTGCAGCTTCACGGACATCTGCGTCTTCACTAGAAGCATGGTGCATCAATAAACGATGGAGCCCTAGCTCCTTCACAATGTTGCAGTCTGAACTATTCTCAAGCAATAAGTAATGGATCAAGTTGAGAGCCTTCCTGAAAGATTGTAAAAGTTGGAATGAGTTTTCCCACAATCAATAATTAATGGTGTTGAAAATCCCAAATTATTCATTAACTAGAATGCATCACATTAAAATAACATATGTAAGATGGACAACAGAAAGGACACCAAAAATGATATCATACAGTTCAAGATTCTAATCAATGATGAACTAAAATTAAAAGTACTCAACATAAACATAAGCAAAACTTATAAAGAAAAAACCTGTTACCTTTGAAATCTAACATTGTCAGAGGTCAACGCATCTTTTAAGGCTGCATAACCATTTGCTAGGCGAAATGCAGCGACGCCAGGTTTGTTGTGACGAATTAGTGCTGTCAAGTTCCCAAAAGTATAAATAAGTCAATATCATTCCAACTTGAGAAACAAAATATCATAACAAAATCGAATAGTAGTACATACATGATATTGCACCCAGCGCTTTGGCTCGAACATTCACATCAGGATCAGAACTGAAATTAGAAACAAGTGGTTCAAAGCCATTTGCTTCCATAACAAGTTGCTGACTTCGAGGATTATTTTGGACTATTGTGGTCACAACATCAGCTGCCTTAGCTCGAATGTTAGCATGAGAGTTCTTGAGGTAGGCAAGAAGAGGAACCAACCCACCAATTGTGTGGAGATCTAGAAGACAGGTAAACACCAGGAAATAGGTGAGACATGCATTTGACGGaatcaaagaaaacacaaaTCATGAAGTGAAGTGAATGCAAGGAGGGAACTACTAAAAACtgcataatatattaatttataatctCCATATTATAAAAAATCCTTCATTGGAAACTACTACAAACAAGCATCAGGCAAATAAAACAAGTATTTCATTCATATAAGGTGAACACTCCGGTACCCCGGAGTTTAGTTGGGTACCGATACCTTATAGGCAAAATTTAATATCATGTCAtactttatattaatttatattaaaaataaattcatattttgaatgaatttcGCCTGAGGTACCGGCATCCAACCAAACTTCAAGGGTACCAAAGAATTTACCTTCATATAATTGGTGCCCTTATActtttttaacaaaatcaaGTTCAGAGTCATTCTAAAAACTCACCATTAGCAAAGTCAATTGATTCAACGTGCTCTTGCAACTCATCCAACATATCTGTGAAAAAATCATGTCAGAAACCCACTCTGCATTAGTATcagattaaagaaaaaaatacttatttaaataaaacacTGTATTTTTTGCTAGTTTTGCATCTCGTTATGTATTGGATACCTTCGATATCTGCAGGGGTAACCCCTTGGTTTTCCAGTTCTTGATCAGGAGTCTTCATTACAAGTGTAATCTCTTTCATACGTTTTACAATATCAACAGTCTGTGCTTGCATTGCTTCCATAAACCATTTCCGATCCTCCTCACTACAGAAtcataagaaaatcaaaatcagacCCTCGTCCACCGAATGTTAATTTCAGCTATTCAGCCataatttataataaactaCAATACCATTTTTCACATATAACACTATAAGATGATgaattaaattttaaacttaTGGTATACATATAAGAAACTATTCTTTCATCAAACATTCCGCTCTTTATCGGTTATTCTTTCTTCACCCCATACCCATCTCTCTCAACTCCAAAACAAAGACTAAATTACCACTTATAATACATACTTTTAGAAACACCaactacaaaaataaaataactttcaCACTTCTAAACTACAGAATCATTAAGAACAAAATCAAACCCTAGTCCTAATTCATATTGTTCGACACTTCGACTCcgacaaaaaaaatctatccTCCTCAGTAATACTAAACCACCAAATTAGTCCCTAACACTATTACACCGTTAAGTTAATCCTTATATTTAACCACTTACCTATAAGTCcctatattttaacaaattattatCAATTTCGTCCCTAACTTTATTCACTTACTGTCAATTTAATCCCTAGCATATTCTGAGGACTAATGTGTAAAATTTTGACCCTTTTTGAAAAACCTAGAAACTTAACCTACAAAGTTGGTGACTAATCTGATGGTTTACTCATATTAATTCATATTCAATAACACCAACGATAATAGAAATCAATTCTTACAAAACAATAATAGGGTTTAATTCTTTAAGCAACTACAACAACTGAAAAAGGAAACTTTTACAATAGCTAACTACAGAATTACGAAACTTTAACAAAACCAGACTCTTCCACGTTCCACCTTCCTCATTCATAATATTAAACAAGAACAcccaaaaaatttcataaaaattacattttgaAATAATGGGTATGCGTTTTTCTGCatctaaaactaaaaaaaattcaaaatcagaCATATTGTATCGTCCTAAATCATTATCAAAAGATAACTCAAAGAACAAAAAATCCCAAactgaaaattttgaatttgaacctTAAATTGCGAGGTTGACGAGTTCCATCGGAGTTAGCAATACTCCATTTGAGCAATCCATCCCAATTGGGTCCTTCTTTAGCCATATCAATGATGATtaagagaaaaacaaatttttttccctaGGGTTTTGTGATTCTGTAACGAAACTACTTTAAGAAATTGGAAAGTATGAGATAATTAATGGGATTCAGAAGTTTAAATATTGAAGTTGTGAATGATTCCAGAAGCTTCTCAGATATTCTAGAGTGAAGTTATGACATAATGGCTATTATATGGCTTATATTTATACAGAGctacaaataaaacaatattccaaatcatatctttttattttatttttttgacagaaatcatatcttttaaaaaaaaaaacaaattaatcttaaatattctaaacatatcctaaaaacagaaatataaatattaacagATCGTTAGTTgtttcagtggtgattgacgctgaacttggtagggaggaccgttCACGGTTCGATTCCCTGCAATGCGATCGGaaaggggctgaaaccacttgataccagaactgacatccgaaccagattcaactggtggtgaaatctatatatatatatatatatatatatatatatatatatattaaattctaatattatcttattttttaaaatataaatctaaactatgtttaaatctaaaatcttcaaaaaaatatttagacatATTTTTCTTAACACAAAGagagataaaagaaaaacggtaaaaaaaaaaaaaactcacttttattcttaatatttcgtttttttttttcgatataCCTTCTCCCTTTTCTTGAGCACATTTATATCTTCTGAAGTTTTAAAGTTTAGTCCATCAAAACTTTTTGGTTAACTTAATGATTTCTGTTACTATGAAAAAAATGTTTTCAGTCACGATTTTCAAGTAAACTCATATCCATTcgtcatattttaaaatattttgtattcatatttataatattagaaaaaaaaaattctttcacaaaaaattaattaaatgtgattttttaagcgccaaaaattttaaaaaaaattatatttaatcatcatttgttaaaaataatgaaatatttACAAGAAAAATTTCTATAATTACTAAAcatatctataaaaaataatttaaagtttTGAAGATACATTTAAGTTGACTTAAATGTAGGAACCAAAAGTCGTGActgaaaattaatcatttaagtgcaaaaaaaaaatagaatttgagACGGAGAGAGTAGTACAAAATTACTATTTGAGTGTAGATTCATTCTATACCTATCTTACAGATTTCGAATCATATTGCTAATATAAGCAATATATCATCATATATGGTTTATACTaaatgggtcttgttaacatgtgtccttaggacacatgttaagatataccaaaatagaaattcatcatttaatgatacaagaaatttaatgcttcaaaagtcaaaatgcacaaattagcatttaataatttctatttttgcttccttaacatgtgttttaag encodes:
- the LOC123924377 gene encoding hsp70 nucleotide exchange factor FES1-like; amino-acid sequence: MAKEGPNWDGLLKWSIANSDGTRQPRNLSEEDRKWFMEAMQAQTVDIVKRMKEITLVMKTPDQELENQGVTPADIEDMLDELQEHVESIDFANDLHTIGGLVPLLAYLKNSHANIRAKAADVVTTIVQNNPRSQQLVMEANGFEPLVSNFSSDPDVNVRAKALGAISSLIRHNKPGVAAFRLANGYAALKDALTSDNVRFQRKALNLIHYLLLENSSDCNIVKELGLHRLLMHHASSEDADVREAALRGLFELARDTKDSSDASSEDNEKMKQLLEERINAISSMSAEDLGAIREERLLVDSLWSTCFDEPSSLREKGLLVLPGEDAPPSDVASKHFEPPLRGHVGNPNSNKDSNNEKKEAPLLLGP